In Idiomarina sp. PL1-037, a single genomic region encodes these proteins:
- a CDS encoding glycosyltransferase: MALQNKKKIDLIIDSLDLGGAERVCVNFANILASNGHEVRILFFRKSESNYISKIDKRCRTLFVESSNARTFLSNINKRETSLSEIVIAFNHQLAILIKIYSFFNRRKIKVISRNVNYLSKDLKKGSFSFKKLLTILLVNLFYKKMDFYISQCQSMKIDMVRNYGIEESKIDVLYNPVSESIFPLGLEKDIDILYVGRLEEQKGIRQLCNILSEIIYKKPNVTIKIIGKGSQAFHVHSLVNKFKKNVTHLESTTEINIYYNRSRVTILTSWYEGFPNVLAESLRAGTPVVSFDCDSGPSEIITHGLNGYLVPLGSHRLFIQSVESVLEQKLVGPITYQLDRNIQGRLFDLIDNI; this comes from the coding sequence GTGGCGCTACAGAATAAAAAAAAAATAGACTTAATTATTGACTCACTTGATTTGGGTGGGGCGGAAAGAGTATGCGTAAACTTTGCTAACATCCTTGCTTCTAATGGTCATGAAGTAAGAATATTATTTTTCCGAAAATCCGAGAGTAATTATATATCAAAAATTGATAAGCGCTGTAGAACTTTATTTGTTGAGTCAAGTAATGCGCGGACATTCCTTTCAAATATTAACAAAAGAGAAACTTCCCTCTCTGAAATAGTTATTGCTTTTAATCATCAATTAGCAATTCTGATAAAGATATATTCATTTTTTAATAGGCGAAAGATCAAGGTGATTTCAAGGAATGTAAACTATCTTTCAAAAGATTTAAAAAAAGGAAGCTTTAGCTTTAAAAAACTACTCACAATTCTACTCGTTAATTTATTTTATAAAAAGATGGACTTTTATATTTCTCAATGTCAATCAATGAAAATTGATATGGTAAGAAACTATGGTATAGAGGAAAGCAAAATCGATGTACTTTATAACCCGGTAAGTGAATCTATTTTTCCCTTAGGATTAGAAAAAGATATAGATATCCTCTATGTAGGACGTCTTGAGGAGCAAAAGGGAATAAGGCAGTTATGTAATATTTTGAGTGAAATCATTTATAAAAAACCAAATGTTACCATAAAAATAATAGGTAAAGGCAGTCAAGCTTTCCATGTTCATTCCTTAGTGAATAAATTTAAAAAAAATGTGACACACTTGGAATCTACAACAGAAATTAATATATATTATAATCGCTCAAGAGTTACTATTTTGACTTCTTGGTACGAAGGGTTTCCTAATGTTTTAGCAGAGTCACTGAGAGCCGGAACCCCTGTGGTATCTTTTGACTGCGACAGCGGACCAAGTGAGATTATTACTCATGGATTGAACGGCTATCTTGTGCCTTTAGGTAGTCATCGCCTTTTTATACAATCTGTAGAATCTGTTTTAGAGCAAAAGCTAGTCGGGCCTATCACATATCAATTAGATCGAAACATTCAAGGTCGACTTTTTGATTTAATCGATAATATTTAG
- a CDS encoding EpsG family protein translates to MFFDDIKLPYIFLTFFGSLTLGFASLVYSVSNSQYGKLLAAFFCLSLSLIIAVLFGWRDISPGYGGIDTGSYIKIFASLEANDLTTIFKQRIEFGFGSFMWLVKSFGLSIHWFYFILGFSLLILIFYISTFLPITLFRIVSFFLLLLLFIDSFNISRMILAVFVLLLSCIFLMKGNYLKSIFTVLISASFQLVGLWGLIFIGYIFLKRKIKSKYTFIITYISLVFLSFVLVEAFKFLLVFIGYGYYIVDEPKFSLLNYMFCFYLFFVFYYFILPDKRYKAKKISVMVFNLLPTMVFTLPLYLAVPIAYRFNYIYMGFFFILIAETLKWSILKIKRRNIIGFLVAFIPSVCYCALKIYTYFDRDIGYAQVWAIKGSQFFGWW, encoded by the coding sequence ATGTTCTTTGACGATATAAAGCTTCCATATATTTTTCTAACATTTTTTGGAAGTCTAACTTTAGGATTTGCAAGCTTAGTTTATAGCGTTTCAAACTCTCAATATGGCAAATTATTGGCTGCTTTCTTTTGCTTATCTTTAAGTCTAATTATAGCAGTTCTCTTCGGCTGGCGGGATATTAGCCCTGGTTATGGAGGGATAGACACAGGCTCTTATATAAAAATTTTTGCTAGTTTAGAAGCTAACGATTTGACCACCATTTTTAAGCAGCGTATTGAATTTGGTTTTGGTAGTTTTATGTGGCTAGTGAAAAGTTTCGGCCTCTCTATACATTGGTTTTACTTTATTTTGGGGTTCTCGTTATTAATTTTAATTTTTTACATCTCTACATTTCTACCTATTACTTTATTCAGAATTGTTAGTTTTTTTTTATTACTTCTACTTTTTATAGATAGCTTTAACATAAGTAGGATGATTTTAGCCGTATTTGTACTTTTGTTATCCTGCATATTTTTAATGAAAGGAAACTATTTAAAAAGTATCTTTACAGTTCTCATATCAGCGTCATTTCAGTTGGTCGGTCTGTGGGGTCTTATATTTATTGGATATATTTTCCTCAAGCGAAAAATAAAATCAAAATATACATTTATTATAACTTACATTTCACTGGTTTTTTTATCATTTGTTTTGGTTGAAGCATTTAAATTTTTATTAGTTTTTATTGGGTATGGATATTATATAGTCGATGAACCAAAGTTTTCACTTTTAAATTACATGTTTTGTTTTTATTTGTTCTTCGTTTTTTATTATTTTATACTTCCTGATAAGCGTTATAAAGCAAAGAAAATATCGGTTATGGTATTTAACTTGCTGCCAACAATGGTGTTTACGCTTCCCTTGTATCTGGCAGTGCCTATAGCTTATAGGTTTAATTACATCTATATGGGATTTTTCTTTATTCTTATTGCGGAAACTTTAAAATGGAGCATATTAAAAATTAAGAGGCGCAATATTATAGGTTTTTTGGTCGCTTTTATTCCGTCCGTTTGTTATTGCGCCTTAAAAATTTACACATATTTTGATAGAGATATTGGGTACGCTCAGGTTTGGGCGATAAAAGGAAGCCAATTTTTTGGGTGGTGGTGA
- a CDS encoding glycosyltransferase has protein sequence MRILVISDYSRGGAGCVAKETGDLLSSQGHEVKYLWGNKHFSFSPFRYIFNYKANKILRKVLADFLPEIIMVHNYDNLLSPSILSVIKKYRKETKSSVIMTLHDYHVLCPSNSLSYYRGSKKYFFNFVPTVQKCFFTRIDYRSWAHSYLRVLQWLIYYKFFRYRSAFDFFIAPSEFMFEKSSQVLDKKKLKLIRNPTVITAVGNSRAKVKDNSALTITYAGRLSDEKGILYFVRALANLRSYITPKIHLNIIGDGAHERLIEKVVKCNTNDNLTFKLFGRKSKQEVETVFQKSDFVVLPSLCYENAPLTLVEAAMLGCRIITMNYGGMKEIAEMQNGSFLMNSFSRIEIQRLLKFLSEEREFAVDNSEIVSRFSKESYLSMILDTIPSRK, from the coding sequence ATGAGGATCTTAGTAATATCCGATTACTCTAGAGGGGGGGCTGGCTGCGTTGCAAAAGAAACCGGCGACTTGTTAAGCAGCCAGGGGCATGAGGTGAAGTATCTTTGGGGTAATAAGCACTTTTCGTTTTCTCCATTTAGGTATATTTTTAATTATAAAGCCAATAAAATTTTGAGAAAGGTATTAGCTGATTTTTTGCCAGAAATAATAATGGTTCATAATTACGACAACCTTCTTAGCCCGTCAATATTATCAGTAATTAAAAAATACAGGAAAGAGACAAAATCAAGTGTAATAATGACTTTGCACGATTATCATGTACTTTGCCCAAGTAACTCTCTTTCGTATTATCGTGGTTCTAAAAAATATTTTTTCAATTTTGTTCCAACAGTTCAAAAATGTTTTTTTACAAGAATAGATTATCGAAGCTGGGCGCACAGTTATCTCAGGGTTTTACAGTGGTTAATATACTATAAATTCTTTAGATATCGTTCAGCTTTTGACTTTTTTATTGCTCCAAGTGAGTTTATGTTCGAAAAGTCCTCTCAGGTTCTTGATAAAAAAAAATTAAAATTGATTAGAAATCCGACAGTTATAACAGCAGTTGGAAATAGCAGAGCAAAAGTAAAAGATAATAGCGCACTAACTATTACCTACGCCGGAAGACTCAGTGATGAAAAGGGCATTTTATATTTTGTTCGTGCGCTTGCCAATTTACGAAGTTATATCACGCCAAAAATTCACCTAAACATAATAGGTGATGGGGCTCATGAGCGGTTAATCGAAAAAGTTGTGAAGTGTAACACTAATGACAATTTGACCTTTAAATTGTTTGGTAGGAAATCAAAGCAAGAAGTTGAGACAGTATTCCAAAAGTCTGATTTTGTTGTTTTGCCGTCGCTATGCTATGAAAATGCACCTCTTACTTTAGTAGAGGCAGCTATGTTGGGTTGTAGAATAATAACTATGAACTATGGAGGAATGAAAGAAATAGCCGAAATGCAGAACGGTTCATTTCTTATGAACTCTTTTAGTCGTATTGAAATTCAGCGCTTGTTAAAATTTTTGTCTGAAGAAAGAGAATTTGCTGTTGATAATTCCGAAATTGTTAGTCGCTTTTCGAAAGAAAGTTATTTATCTATGATTTTAGACACGATACCAAGTAGAAAGTAG